The DNA window CGTCAAGGTGCCCTACACCGGCGACCCCGAAAGTTTCGAACGCGTGGTTGAGGCCTGCTGCGTACCGGTGGTCATCGCCGGAGGGCCCAAGATGGACGACACGCGCAGCCTGGTCCAGATGGTCCACGACTCGGTGCGGGCCGGAGGCGCCGGGCTTTCCGTGGGCCGCAACATCTTCCAGCACGAGCAGCCCGCCCGCCTGCTGGCGGCCCTGGGCAAGGTGGTGCATGAGGATTGGAGCGTGGATCAGGCCATGGCGCTGCTGGCCTGACGCTGTTCAGCGGGCGGCGGCTCGCTGGGAATTCCCGCAGTCGCCGCCCCTGAGCCCTTGGCCTGGGCCGGTTTGATTTTTTTCTCCCGGCGGATTGTCTTTCCAGCGGGAAATATGTATCCATCCCCGAGGATTGCCGTTCAATCAGGGCGATGGCGCGGACCACGCCAGCAGGGAGGGAGCCGATGCCTTACGACAAAAACATGCGCATCCTGGTGGTGGACGACTTCTCCACCATGCGCAAGATCATCAAGAACATCCTGCGCCAGCTGGAACTGACCAACGTGGTCGAAGCCGACGACGGCACCACGGCCTGGGAGGTTCTCAACCGGGACAACATCGATTTCATCGTCTCGGACTGGAACATGCCCAAGATGAGCGGCATCGAACTGCTGCGCAAGGTCCGGGCCAGCGAGGAATACGCGGCCACGCCATTCCTCATGGTCACGGCCGAGGCCCAGCAGGAGAACATCATCGA is part of the Desulfovibrio aminophilus DSM 12254 genome and encodes:
- a CDS encoding chemotaxis response regulator CheY — translated: MPYDKNMRILVVDDFSTMRKIIKNILRQLELTNVVEADDGTTAWEVLNRDNIDFIVSDWNMPKMSGIELLRKVRASEEYAATPFLMVTAEAQQENIIEAVQAKVSNYIVKPFTPETLAQKIDKIFGK